The Plutella xylostella chromosome 21, ilPluXylo3.1, whole genome shotgun sequence DNA window GCCTGTTTTTATACAAGTCCGTATCGATCGCCTACAGGTTCTAGATCGGAACCAATTTGGCCAGAGGGTAAACTGTTTTGCACTTGTTTAATAATTAGTgagtaaattattatgttatgtgaCACTTGGTATGaggtaaataggtaggtactttcagCTAGCTTTCGACCTCAAGGTGAactaagggtgcttacatagagaaccGGGTTCCCTATATCTACCTGCATCTGCTGGTATCTGCTGTAAAGCGCTCAACGGAGCATTTCCTGGATTTTTTAATCTCTcagtgagcgctttcgcataatcaggttgcCGGTACAattagatacagggaaccggattttctatgtaagcaccctaactTAAGGTAGGTtgttctgtaaataaatatttattataagtacttcaAAACTGTTCTAAATTCTACCCCAAAGAggtgtattttaataaaaattactaataaaatagctttaagtaaaataattttcgaTGTATGTAGGTCCTACTAgactacctaggtacttatggCACACTTTAGGTTAGGTCGGTcctaactttttttattaatgaaaactacCCTCGCCTTCAGAAGAGAATCTCATGTCTAAAAATTTTAGTCCTgcgacagaataataacgagTTCTGCTAACCTATTgtgttattttgtattatttgttAGTGATCGAATACTATTTATTCCACGTAAAGGaagtttttaaataggtatataggtacctagatacttgtaattaattatacctCGGTTGGTTTAAATATCGGTATTGCGAATTTGAACTCTTGTCTGCCTAGGCAAGAGGGAAATCAAGAAGATTCAACTTATACTTAGATGTACCTATGTCACAATTTGCTTGGGGGCGGGACTTTTGGGTTTCTTTCTGGCTCATATCCAAACTCCGAATAATACTcgtatacatatttacttactgaAAAAAGGTCATATAAGGTTGAATTCAATACaacatacttaagtaggtacttatcttaaTTTTTTGATATGACCACAACCTAAATACATTACAATTTTAGTGTTTGAATAAGTGAAgcaggcggccttatcgctaagagcaaTCTCTTCCTGTTCCAGGAAATGTTTTGGTAAGTAATGCTTATTAATTCGTATCAATAAGTGATTCCAAACGATAATCTACCTTGCATACCAATCCCTTGATACATTTCATATTCTTTCACTCAATGTCAAGTCAAAAGTCGCCGACCTTCACCCGCTATGGCTGATTTATTTCGACGTGACCGAAACAACAGCCTGCGGCAGTAATAGCAGACACAATCCAGTTAGTGACCACATACTCACGTCGACACCTATGCAATTAGGTACGTACTTTATATCGCACTTGGACTATCAATCTACCTAGAGAAAGAAGAGAGGCTGAAATTCTCTCTTCTTTTAGTTAAAATGTTCAGAATTTTCAGCAAAAGCTTCCGCACAATTATTGCAAAATACTTACTcgtatttaaaacaatacaatatagcTGAAGATAATGGCTAATTTAGGTGTAGGTAAGTTAATAAGCTTTGTTCACTTAGGAATACTCAGGATCCATAACATATAACTCACATAGTCTAACCTCCTGAAAACTGCAAACCTGAGATACCTATTCCAAAACTAGCCACAAGCCATCGCCGAAATATCGAAGCTGGCATATTTCACCGCCCACCCTACAGGGGGTTCCAGGGGGGGCAACCGCAGCTGAATAATTCATACAAGCGCATAGTGATTTCATCACATTGGCCGTCGCCGGGAGCCGCCGTGATTACGACAGCGATACGTCCGCCCGTGTGTCCACCGGTTTATGTGCTCAGCAATATTATATTGCCGCTATCGGACATGGACATTTAGGCTGCGTGTGATATGCCTCACATGCACAGCTGGTAAGTATCGACCGGTGTGGTTGTCTGGTGGTAGATTGTCAGCGTCTTCCGTTCCACCAGAGATGCTGGaaagatacctacctaagcaggtaccgTATGTAGATTCCAAAAATACTACCTAACTAAGTGTTTCTTTGTTTTCTGTTTGTGAACATAGGTCTTGACAAGatacaaaatataagtaaacatTTATGGAGTATACAACCGCTAGCGTTCAGTTTTTTCCCAGGCAACCTTCGGGTAAAGTtagattacctacttacatctATGTAGTTATCTATAGGCAGGTAATTcatttaagtttaaaaatcCATCTTTGCAAAGGTTTAGAGCGGAGTGCCCAGGAAAAAAATGGAAAGATAAGATTGGTTTCCATCGCCACAAATTGATTGTAAAGTTGATTTCCCGgcgggccgccgccgccgccgcgccgcgctgaAAATGCCTCTTTCTTCACAAATTACTTAAGCCGATCGCGATTGGTTTGCGTCTTTggcaaatattaaatataacattGCAATTTGTATCATTTATAATtcttaggtaagtaggtaaaatatgtaagtaggtacttacttaatcgACTCATCTAAGCatgtagttaggtacctaactaaatGCAAATAACTACTACTTACCTCTAAtctagttaattaaaattcttCTAAATACCTTCCAAACTTagtgataattaatattttttattataattttttatctgATAATTTACCACGATAATTTACCAAGtttgtttaaatatgttttgtatttgtattcaTATATAAGGTACCTTACTATGtggttatttaattttggttCATTCAGTACTGTACAGTATGGTGGGTAGGCACTTAGATACGACggtaagataagataaaatactgtTTATTGCACACTAACAGGAACCTACTTCATAAAACATGAAAAACTATTTATCTCTACAAAGGATTCaaataatttcaaattcaCATACCAACTCTACGCTATCTAAGCTACTACTATCTCTTTCCCTTACCTATCTATTTAGTAACTCACCAACTGTAACTATGAAACGATGGTTAGTGAAACCCGCCTCAGCATGATCTTGTTGGTAGGTGATCCCCCTCAAGCCAGAACGTATCGTGTCTTGAATGGCGCCCGCAATCCGCTTATAGAAATTAATCAAGTTTGGCCGGCCGCAGCCAGTTCAACTAACATCTTTTGTAAGGGTTCTTTCTACAAGCAAAAAGgtaatgttatgttatgaAAAAGGTTAGGTAACCGTGATTTTCGACCTTTTTGCTAGGTGCCTGTAtggttaaatttaaattatcatcTGCAATTTTAACACTGTCGAGACCAGTCGAGACACTATTTGCTGTTGTATTTGTATGAAGGTtcacaatttaaaataatctacTTGGTAGGTAACTGAAGAAGTCTCGTGTGCAATTTTGGGACAAACACATTATTATGGCGGtgcctacctacttaactattatgtatttaatcgATTTATGTTAAGCTTACGGAGGAAAACACCCGTATGTTATAAGCAAAtactataaaactataaacGGCTGTATACCAAAATTTTTAAACATGCTGTGCCATCTAGTGGTTACATAGTGTACTTACTTTAGTTCTTACAATTTCCGCTAGGTCGctacatagaatagaattcatttattcacCAGAAACAATGTAATACATGAGTTATGAGTACCGAGTACatgttatattaaatttattacaatacGTTAGTATTGTAGGTATAGATACAAAATAAGGTTCCATACGATATTTTggcaatataaaattaaaaagaagatttagataacaaaaatacatttatttaaaaaacttacattTACTTATGTGCACTGATAAATATTGATACTTCTGTCTTTGGAAACTGAAACTAGTTTACTTCCCTCCTTATTGAAGCTAACTCCCGTTGCCTGCAACAAATAACACGGCTTTATCAGTTAAAGGAAAAAATCTATCATACACACATaagaataacataataatctAGTAAGAATAGATGTAATTCAGATTTATAGCAATGTAGGAATCTAACTCACTACGTActgtagtaagtacttaaatgatTACAATAACAGTATCAATCAGGTAACCTAACTTGATTGACCTATTTGACTTATAAACATTGTAACTCAAAAAGTTTACTATTTATTGAGTTCTTTTTCTCAGTTCTACAAATGGCTACATTTCTCCAACTCACCGCTTCACTGAGGTTGTGTTGACAGAAGTTGTAGAAGCTCTGTCCGTCGTAGGTGACTACTCTGACGGACCCGTCAGCGCCGGCCGACGCTATTAGCTTGCCGTCGCGGGAGTACACCCCCTGCATTACCCAGCTCGCGTGCCCTGTCAGGGTGGTCTGCAGGCTTCCGCTTGCTCTGTTAGGGAAATGTGGGTACTTAGCAAGTGGTGATAAGGTTCTATCTTTTCTGTGCACCCCATCTAAAAGTGGAGTGAACCTTTACAGCGAGCCATTTTTGTGTTTGCAGCAGTTTTAGTTTTCGGGCAGTAAAATTGAACGACAATGTTTCATATTCATTGCAGTTTATTGCAACTTTGGTTTTGAACACTGgtaaaaaattataggtaagtTTGTCTTACTttcaacataataaaaaaaataaaaaaatttcaACATACTATGAATGTTATATACAAAGCCCTCTAgattaaaactattaaacaCTTACACACTATAAACTTTCAGAGTCCCGTCATTGCCAGCAGTCAGCAGCATCTTACAGCTGGGCGAGAAGCACACGCTCCTCACACTGGACTTGTGCGCCTCCACCGAGTGGACGACCTTGCCCTGCGCCACATCCAGGATGCACACCACGCCGTCCACTGAGCCGCTCGCCATGTACTCACCGTCTGCACTCTGTAaggatttatttatgtagcacTCAAACACCACCCTTAGTAATATAGGGGCACAATTCGAAAAACACAATATGACATAAATAATgccttatatttttatgacaggaaaataatatgaatGGGTGGATGGTCTCATGCTATGCATATACCTCACCTTCCTGAGAATACAAAAAATGAATTGATGTATTTttagacacacacacacacacacgcactcacgccttgtactaatgtactcccttgcggggtaggcagaggtgcattgctgcacccactttccgccagagtgttatgttagtcccaatgtaatagggggcgggcctattgccattttacaggCACATCCAAGACTCGAGAACAAatactgtgtttaaacaattgtatgtatttttagaatgcttaatttatgttacttaccCAATCCACACAGCAAGTAAACTTTCCCCTAGTATCAAGCACACATTCTTTCTTGCCCTTCTCAATTCCATAAATGACAATGTTGCCAGTATGGCTCCCCGTGGCCACATACTTGCCGTCAGGTGAGAATGTGACATTCCACACATCTACAGCGTCAGTCTGCATTGTGTGCACCAGCATGCCCGACTCCAGCTCCCAGATCATCATGGTGGCATCCAGGGATGTGCTGGCTAATGCTGAAATGATTTATGGGACTGAAAATACAAATAGTATAGCCCTGACGTTTGATAATTTATACATTGGCAGCTTtattataacaacaaaatgtAATTGGAAGCAAAGCAACATTAACAAATATCTTTTAGGACTCACTATTATTTCCACCTTTCTCTAATCTGTCTCTTAAGTATATAAACAACCTTTAGACAGGCATCTAATAGTGGTTGAATGAGTGACGAAAAGGACAGAATGTTGCGGCACCTCTTAGAAGAGGCCTACC harbors:
- the LOC105392858 gene encoding WD repeat-containing protein 61; translated protein: MPPPGPPSVFSIIHRKENAHEDPIYCCAWAKTAATESEASKEFIVTGGLDCLVKVWRILSDKLELLHVLEGHTMSIVSVAVSPDGHTLASTSLDATMMIWELESGMLVHTMQTDAVDVWNVTFSPDGKYVATGSHTGNIVIYGIEKGKKECVLDTRGKFTCCVDWSADGEYMASGSVDGVVCILDVAQGKVVHSVEAHKSSVRSVCFSPSCKMLLTAGNDGTLKVYSVASGSLQTTLTGHASWVMQGVYSRDGKLIASAGADGSVRVVTYDGQSFYNFCQHNLSEAATGVSFNKEGSKLVSVSKDRSINIYQCT